Proteins encoded by one window of Primulina huaijiensis isolate GDHJ02 chromosome 1, ASM1229523v2, whole genome shotgun sequence:
- the LOC140971118 gene encoding uncharacterized protein, whose amino-acid sequence MSHELTHRLVLIQKINHPSIQQRGIQVDALNLDINLAGDWRDYIKQVLESLGRDIPHGLKVRALYYVLVEGDLYMKGLDGLLLRCIGFPEALEMMKQVHEGVCEAHQSGVKMRWLIRRYGYYWPSILKDCIKHAKGCQPLPLKKAEQGDVINFVKENNIHRFGIPESLTTDQGTMFTGSDMREFSEDYGIKLINSSSHYPQSNGQAEASNKVLIKILQKMMEENPRDWPRLLSETLWAYRTSKRAATGVSPFALTLAMMQCCP is encoded by the exons ATGTCTCATGAACTTACACACAGGTTAGTGTTGATTCAAAAGATAAACCACCCCTCAATTCAGCAAAGAGGGATTCAGGTAGACGCTCTCAACTTGGATATAAACTTAGCTGGCGATTGGAGAGATTACATAAAACAGGTGCTAGAATCTCTCGGGAGAGATATTCCACATGGTTTAAAAGTGAGAGCTCTTTATTACGTTTTAGTGGAGGGAGATTTGTACATGAAGGGATTAGACGGTCTGCTCCTCAGATGCATAGGTTTCCCAGAAGCATTGGAGATGATGAAGCAAGTTCACGAAGGAGTGTGCGAAGCACATCAATCTGGAGTGAAGATGAGATGGTTGATAAGAAGGTATGGATACTATTGGCCATCCATTCTGAAAGATTGCATCAAACATGCTAAGGGATGCCAACCAT TGCCTTTGAAGAAAGCGGAACAAGGGGATGtcattaactttgtgaaagaGAATAACATtcatagatttggaattccagaGTCACTAACCACGGATCAGGGAACTATGTTCACAGGCTCAGATATGAGAGAATTTTCAGAAGACTATGGAATCAAATTGATAAATTCATCCTCTCATTACCCACAATCCAACGGGCAAGCCGAAGCATCAAACAAGGTGTTGATAAAGATTCTACAGAAGATGATGGAGGAAAATCCTAGGGATTGGCCAAGGCTACTGTCAGAAACGTTGTGGGCATATAGGACATCTAAAAGGGCTGCAACTGGGGTAAGTCCATTTGCCCTCACCTTGGCCATGATGCAGTGCTGCCCTTAG